From the Daphnia magna isolate NIES linkage group LG3, ASM2063170v1.1, whole genome shotgun sequence genome, one window contains:
- the LOC116918958 gene encoding uncharacterized protein LOC116918958 isoform X2, with amino-acid sequence MNEWCYVNQHLWEKTATCEYPYFPIENCMNYMFILGLQNSANVTTVPIIQNSAMLKLTHDEDYPVKLTWKIDCNTTDHMNSVSVSFPTDPKYNVIVDARCNSTAKFCELRLAKAQIPDCIPHVIHVNQEKATLDVETYYAHAVHNLSVKVELADIQLEWNDPICPLGSSDTGAFYSLIVFETNTQQNAYNSQIDSSCIKGISRRRLTFNKNSANGCPGMGEALRFQSALKSCINYSINLVHPEKRNDASLKRFGSLPFVLQSLESREIQNLEIVDISSNGFQIKWEIPVRCKNVKNVVIPIKINNQMPIYLSLSDANTTCTDSTCVVNWEHRSNIVPCTNYSVKVGIDTVQIITLPPGAPVVNALSNSSFDGSIVEWHVPVDCLDFLSTPAGLKNVILEQQNTILYRKILPCDVALSEKILSMFNLYLFHWARLMSPSTHYRTFRMELPLTFLSGLKNKVALISVVQQSSVGIIQFVKTPKILGWQILIRKMEVIATRRERDLLKQTVPRSFLVPIIAIVILLLVAFIIAFVFLRMQRREAIQNQTEVNNSMSTTESRNRVTSISRSRLPSFNFNRISSNSRQSSMGNAEDDLNTLPQMTKRPLFVRDLCSFDAGQARMEFFLINKLTEIEAKKLARTMAERPENKIKNRFLNTHPYDFNRVVLSHSEERQNDSYINASFIPGFDETKNEYIAAQGPKENTVGDFWRMIWEQKVKLIAMVTSLHECGKKKCEKYWPDQGESVVYGDLKLELVNESVNSFYTARNILISKSSDLWREIQQFHFTAWPDFEIPEQPEQLIRFIEIVRREARQLNSPSPIVVHCSAGVGRTGTFIALDYLIQQVLITDVVDVPRTVRHLRRFRTSMVQSEAQYIFLYTCIAHYVKTRLSSNGGQM; translated from the exons ATGAATGAGTGGTGTTATGTTAATCAACATCTTTGGGAGAAAACTGCAACATGTGAATACCCTTATTTCCCGATCGAAAATTGTATGAATTACATGTTTATTCTTGGCCTTCAAAATTCAGCCAATGTCACTACAG TGCCCATTATTCAGAATTCTGCAATGTTGAAGCTGACTCATGATGAAGATTACCCAGTAAAACTAACTTGGAAAATTGACTGCAACACAACTGATCACATGAATTCAGTTTCAGTTTCTTTCCCTACAGATCCAAA GTATAATGTCATAGTTGATGCCAGGTGCAACTCAACAGCAAAATTTTGTGAATTGCGTCTTGCCAAGGCCCAGATACCTGATTGTATACCTCATGTTATACACGTTAATCAAGAAAAAGCCACATTGGACGTGGAAACATATTATG CACACGCGGTGCATAATCTCTCCGTCAAGGTGGAGCTTGCAGACATTCAATTAGAATGGAATGATCCCATTTGTCCTCTTGGTTCAAGTGATACTGGTGCCTTCTACTCATTGATTGTGTTTGAAACTAATACGCAACAGAATGCGTATAATAGTCAAATAGATTCTTCGTGCATTAAAGGAATTTCAAGGCGCAGATTGACATTCAATAAAAATAGTGCAAATGGATGCCCTGGCATGGGAGAAGCCCTGCGATTTCAGTCTGCCTTAAAATCGTGCATCAACTATTCCATCAACCTTGTTCAtccagaaaaaagaaatgatgcaTCACTGAAGAGATTCGGATCGTTACCTTTCGTGTTGCAATCGCTTGAATCTAGAG AAATCCAAAATCTTGAAATTGTTGACATTTCGTCAAATGGATTTCAAATCAAATGGGAAATTCCCGTTCGCtgcaaaaatgttaaaaacgtAGTAATACccataaaaattaataatcaGATGCCAATCTATTTGAG CCTGTCGGATGCTAATACAACATGCACCGATAGTACTTGCGTCGTGAATTGGGAACATCGTTCAAACATTGTGCCATGCACAAATTATAGTGTTAAAGTTGGCATAGATACGGTGCAAATTATAACTCTTCCTCCAG GGGCCCCTGTGGTTAACGCTCTGAGCAACTCATCCTTTGATGGCTCCATTGTGGAGTGGCATGTTCCAGTTGATTGTCTCGATTTCCTATCCACTCCAGCAGGATTGAAGAATGTCATACTTGAGCAG CAAAACACAATACTGTATCGGAAAATCCTGCCATGTGACGTGGCACTCtcagaaaaaattttatccaTGTTCAACTTATACCTATTCCATTGGGCTCGTTTGATGTCCCCGTCAACCCATTACCGG ACGTTCCGGATGGAGTTGCCACTGACGTTTCTATCCGGCCTGAAAAACAAAGTAGCTCTGATCAGCGTGGTACAGCAGTCATCAGTTGGAATCATCCAATTTGTCAAAACTCCAAAAATTCTCGGATGGCAAATCTTGATCAGAAAG ATGGAGGTGATCGCTACTCGACGAGAGAGAgatcttttgaagcaaactGTCCCGAGAAGTTTCTTGGTGCCAATCATTGCAATTGTAATTTTATTACTGGTCGCCTTCATCATTGCATTCGTCTTTCTAAGAATGCAGAGAAG GGAAGCGATACAAAATCAAACGGAAGTTAACAATTCTATGTCGACAACTGAGAGCCGGAACAGAGTTACGTCTATAAGTCGCAGTAGGCTTCCGTCCTTCAACTTCAACAGGATTTCGTCCAATAGCCGACAGAGCTCCATGGGAAATGCTGAAGATGATTTAAACACTTTGCCTCAAATGACAAAGCGACCACTGTTTGTTCGAGATTTATGTTCTTTCGATGCTGGACAAGCTCGCAtggaattctttttaattaataaGTTGACAGaaattgaagcaaaaaaattggCTCGAACAATGGCCGAACGCCcggaaaataaaatcaaaaatcgaTTCTTGAACACCCACCCAT ATGATTTCAACCGTGTTGTACTATCTCACTCCGAGGAGCGCCAAAACGACAGTTACATAAACGCCTCCTTTATTCCT GGATTTGATGAGACAAAAAACGAGTACATTGCTGCTCAAGGCCCAAAGGAGAATACTGTAGGAGATTTCTGGCGAATGATATGGGAACAAAAAGTAAAACTGATCGCCATGGTTACTTCACTTCACGAATGCGGCAAA aaaaaatgtgaaaaatactGGCCCGACCAAGGTGAATCGGTGGTTTATGGGGACTTGAAATTAGAATTGGTGAACGAAAGTGTAAACTCGTTCTACACGGCACGGAATATTCTTATATCAAAG TCCTCTGATCTGTGGCGAGAGATCCAGCAATTTCACTTTACGGCATGGCCGGATTTTGAGATTCCTGAACAGCCTGAACAGTTAATTCGGTTTATTGAAATTGTTCGCAGGGAAGCTAGACAACTGAACTCTCCATCACCCATCGTTGTCCACTGCAG TGCTGGAGTTGGAAGAACCGGTACATTCATAGCTCTCGATTACCTAATCCAACAAGTACTCATCACTGATGTTGTTGACGTTCCAAGGACAGTTCGTCATCTTAGACGCTTCCGCACATCAATGGTTCAATCGGAG GCGCAATATATTTTTCTGTATACCTGCATTGCTCACTATGTCAAGACAAGACTTTCGTCTAACGGAGGACAAATGTAG
- the LOC116918958 gene encoding uncharacterized protein LOC116918958 isoform X1, which translates to MTLLRLHYLLETVIIVTLISYNWVLCIEEGSQGTDAKSWYRSIENPAYRPFEPHIFSTFKIRNFRATVTTREILLTWDLVLDKKADKKPNSRRMLQIFRVRSSVTENYQNRIVMNEWCYVNQHLWEKTATCEYPYFPIENCMNYMFILGLQNSANVTTVPIIQNSAMLKLTHDEDYPVKLTWKIDCNTTDHMNSVSVSFPTDPKYNVIVDARCNSTAKFCELRLAKAQIPDCIPHVIHVNQEKATLDVETYYAHAVHNLSVKVELADIQLEWNDPICPLGSSDTGAFYSLIVFETNTQQNAYNSQIDSSCIKGISRRRLTFNKNSANGCPGMGEALRFQSALKSCINYSINLVHPEKRNDASLKRFGSLPFVLQSLESREIQNLEIVDISSNGFQIKWEIPVRCKNVKNVVIPIKINNQMPIYLSLSDANTTCTDSTCVVNWEHRSNIVPCTNYSVKVGIDTVQIITLPPGAPVVNALSNSSFDGSIVEWHVPVDCLDFLSTPAGLKNVILEQQNTILYRKILPCDVALSEKILSMFNLYLFHWARLMSPSTHYRTFRMELPLTFLSGLKNKVALISVVQQSSVGIIQFVKTPKILGWQILIRKMEVIATRRERDLLKQTVPRSFLVPIIAIVILLLVAFIIAFVFLRMQRREAIQNQTEVNNSMSTTESRNRVTSISRSRLPSFNFNRISSNSRQSSMGNAEDDLNTLPQMTKRPLFVRDLCSFDAGQARMEFFLINKLTEIEAKKLARTMAERPENKIKNRFLNTHPYDFNRVVLSHSEERQNDSYINASFIPGFDETKNEYIAAQGPKENTVGDFWRMIWEQKVKLIAMVTSLHECGKKKCEKYWPDQGESVVYGDLKLELVNESVNSFYTARNILISKSSDLWREIQQFHFTAWPDFEIPEQPEQLIRFIEIVRREARQLNSPSPIVVHCSAGVGRTGTFIALDYLIQQVLITDVVDVPRTVRHLRRFRTSMVQSEAQYIFLYTCIAHYVKTRLSSNGGQM; encoded by the exons ATGACCCTCCTGCGATTGCATTACTTGCTGGAGACTGTAATAATAGTTACCTTAATAAGCTACAACTGGGTTCTGTGCATAGAGGAAGGTTCACAAGGAACGGACGCGAAAAGTTGGTACAGGAGTATCGAAAATCCTGCTTACAGACCATTCGAGCCGCATATCTTTAGTACTTTTA AAATTAGAAATTTCCGTGCTACAGTAACAACAAGAGAAATTCTCCTCACTTGGGATCTTGTGTTAGATAAGAAGGCTGACAAAAAACCGAATTCTAGGAGGATGCTGCAGATTTTcag gGTTAGAAGTTCAGTGACAGAAAATTACCAGAACAGAATTGTGATGAATGAGTGGTGTTATGTTAATCAACATCTTTGGGAGAAAACTGCAACATGTGAATACCCTTATTTCCCGATCGAAAATTGTATGAATTACATGTTTATTCTTGGCCTTCAAAATTCAGCCAATGTCACTACAG TGCCCATTATTCAGAATTCTGCAATGTTGAAGCTGACTCATGATGAAGATTACCCAGTAAAACTAACTTGGAAAATTGACTGCAACACAACTGATCACATGAATTCAGTTTCAGTTTCTTTCCCTACAGATCCAAA GTATAATGTCATAGTTGATGCCAGGTGCAACTCAACAGCAAAATTTTGTGAATTGCGTCTTGCCAAGGCCCAGATACCTGATTGTATACCTCATGTTATACACGTTAATCAAGAAAAAGCCACATTGGACGTGGAAACATATTATG CACACGCGGTGCATAATCTCTCCGTCAAGGTGGAGCTTGCAGACATTCAATTAGAATGGAATGATCCCATTTGTCCTCTTGGTTCAAGTGATACTGGTGCCTTCTACTCATTGATTGTGTTTGAAACTAATACGCAACAGAATGCGTATAATAGTCAAATAGATTCTTCGTGCATTAAAGGAATTTCAAGGCGCAGATTGACATTCAATAAAAATAGTGCAAATGGATGCCCTGGCATGGGAGAAGCCCTGCGATTTCAGTCTGCCTTAAAATCGTGCATCAACTATTCCATCAACCTTGTTCAtccagaaaaaagaaatgatgcaTCACTGAAGAGATTCGGATCGTTACCTTTCGTGTTGCAATCGCTTGAATCTAGAG AAATCCAAAATCTTGAAATTGTTGACATTTCGTCAAATGGATTTCAAATCAAATGGGAAATTCCCGTTCGCtgcaaaaatgttaaaaacgtAGTAATACccataaaaattaataatcaGATGCCAATCTATTTGAG CCTGTCGGATGCTAATACAACATGCACCGATAGTACTTGCGTCGTGAATTGGGAACATCGTTCAAACATTGTGCCATGCACAAATTATAGTGTTAAAGTTGGCATAGATACGGTGCAAATTATAACTCTTCCTCCAG GGGCCCCTGTGGTTAACGCTCTGAGCAACTCATCCTTTGATGGCTCCATTGTGGAGTGGCATGTTCCAGTTGATTGTCTCGATTTCCTATCCACTCCAGCAGGATTGAAGAATGTCATACTTGAGCAG CAAAACACAATACTGTATCGGAAAATCCTGCCATGTGACGTGGCACTCtcagaaaaaattttatccaTGTTCAACTTATACCTATTCCATTGGGCTCGTTTGATGTCCCCGTCAACCCATTACCGG ACGTTCCGGATGGAGTTGCCACTGACGTTTCTATCCGGCCTGAAAAACAAAGTAGCTCTGATCAGCGTGGTACAGCAGTCATCAGTTGGAATCATCCAATTTGTCAAAACTCCAAAAATTCTCGGATGGCAAATCTTGATCAGAAAG ATGGAGGTGATCGCTACTCGACGAGAGAGAgatcttttgaagcaaactGTCCCGAGAAGTTTCTTGGTGCCAATCATTGCAATTGTAATTTTATTACTGGTCGCCTTCATCATTGCATTCGTCTTTCTAAGAATGCAGAGAAG GGAAGCGATACAAAATCAAACGGAAGTTAACAATTCTATGTCGACAACTGAGAGCCGGAACAGAGTTACGTCTATAAGTCGCAGTAGGCTTCCGTCCTTCAACTTCAACAGGATTTCGTCCAATAGCCGACAGAGCTCCATGGGAAATGCTGAAGATGATTTAAACACTTTGCCTCAAATGACAAAGCGACCACTGTTTGTTCGAGATTTATGTTCTTTCGATGCTGGACAAGCTCGCAtggaattctttttaattaataaGTTGACAGaaattgaagcaaaaaaattggCTCGAACAATGGCCGAACGCCcggaaaataaaatcaaaaatcgaTTCTTGAACACCCACCCAT ATGATTTCAACCGTGTTGTACTATCTCACTCCGAGGAGCGCCAAAACGACAGTTACATAAACGCCTCCTTTATTCCT GGATTTGATGAGACAAAAAACGAGTACATTGCTGCTCAAGGCCCAAAGGAGAATACTGTAGGAGATTTCTGGCGAATGATATGGGAACAAAAAGTAAAACTGATCGCCATGGTTACTTCACTTCACGAATGCGGCAAA aaaaaatgtgaaaaatactGGCCCGACCAAGGTGAATCGGTGGTTTATGGGGACTTGAAATTAGAATTGGTGAACGAAAGTGTAAACTCGTTCTACACGGCACGGAATATTCTTATATCAAAG TCCTCTGATCTGTGGCGAGAGATCCAGCAATTTCACTTTACGGCATGGCCGGATTTTGAGATTCCTGAACAGCCTGAACAGTTAATTCGGTTTATTGAAATTGTTCGCAGGGAAGCTAGACAACTGAACTCTCCATCACCCATCGTTGTCCACTGCAG TGCTGGAGTTGGAAGAACCGGTACATTCATAGCTCTCGATTACCTAATCCAACAAGTACTCATCACTGATGTTGTTGACGTTCCAAGGACAGTTCGTCATCTTAGACGCTTCCGCACATCAATGGTTCAATCGGAG GCGCAATATATTTTTCTGTATACCTGCATTGCTCACTATGTCAAGACAAGACTTTCGTCTAACGGAGGACAAATGTAG
- the LOC116918959 gene encoding uncharacterized protein LOC116918959 isoform X2, whose product MAYHSVLVAIITAYLSAIAYGKLINTTEANSSHAFSPDEKFTTQVDLLTSKVTYPMTTSSTESSTFVKPSRQSEKNGAVNTVEVTSEASSITTSHSSTIFSTKYTSPVPVEIHNFTAFWQTDEDDGDHVMVFWFEESHKNQQIGWKLVLSKKAEMQSAVIHYNCSRQANSGQHQLKLEKLLPTRYFFTCGDGSQDKNAELIIEPCFSYEFSLVPLDGKSNLKKTTELTPFVKWPSKIESSYDVGKSNLVIRWEPSLENLNCNLKYRYSLSVDKVGNITETIDDRRIEFKVEHCTNYSIAVWSIGVEGSNEIISRQPARHIGRTDTQGFEIKDMKANAKAINQTCLIVNWSLNRNVRQLVNCGVSFRIHLDPPSEVGEYVWVLKYDKQTQEEMVCQLRPATEYKVHIEVLDNQEGIQLGSRLYSSSVSIQTPSTYDAVTVGLIVVSSILIMMLICVTLYCFRSWHSRRAHPVKVRNLETVTQRLCSLAGHLLEMEFQDLAILSDNRRPKDAPVALLSTNTIKNRYINILPYEHTRVPLSLLPDSPDSDYINASYVVGFSGPKEYIATQGPKTCTIGDFWRMIWEQNVYVIIMVTGLEERGKPKCDRYWPEDAETPLVCDSLSVSQLNEIDFENYTIRSLEVKLSEKSRTVKQAYLKGWPDFGVPERPEILIRFVEVIRILVNETPSSSNQPIVVHCSAGVGRTGTFIAVDWLMQAARVQKEIDIFSTVLRMRECRINMVQSEEQYEYVYRCMSHFVNTRLFSSGNIEDTPDTDAENLLTNGNNQLLNEVA is encoded by the exons ATGGCCTACCACAGTGTTTTGGTAGCCATCATTACTGCTTATCTTTCAGCCATCGCTTATGGAAAACTAATCAACACCACT GAGGCCAATAGCAGTCATGCCTTCTCACCAGATGAAAAATTTACCACTCAAGTTGATCTATTGACTTCGAAAGTTACATATCCAATGACCACATCTTCGACG GAATCCAGCACTTTTGTTAAGCCATCCAGACAGTCAGAAAAAAATGGGGCAGTCAACACTGTTGAAG TGACATCAGAGGCTTCTTCGATTACTACATCTCATTCCTCGACTATCTTTTCAACAAAGTACACGTCACCAGTGCCTGTTGAAATTCATAATTTTACCGCATTCTGGCAAACGGATGAGGATGACGGAGACCATGTCATGGTGTTTTGGTTTGAAGAAAGTCACAAGAATCAACAAATAGGATGGAAGCTAGTTCTTTCAAAGAAAGCGGAAATGCAATCAGCGGTTATTCATTACAATTGTTCTCGGCAAGCAAATTCTGGACAACATCAAttgaaactagaaaaattATTACCAACACGGTACTTTTTCACCTGCGGCGATGGCAGTCAAGATAAAAATGCCGAATTAATTATCGAGCCTTGTTTCTCGTACGAGTTCAGTCTCGTCCCTCTTGATGGCAAAAGTAACCTGAAGAAGACAACCGAACTGACACCTTTTGTAAAAT GGCCATCCAAGATCGAATCATCTTATGATGTAGGCAAGAGCAACCTGGTGATTCGTTGGGAACCATCACTTGAGAATTTGAATTGTAATTTGAAGTATCGCTACAGTTTAAGTGTCGATAAAGTAGGTAACATTACCGAGACTATCGATGATAGACGAATTGAATTCAAAGTTGAGCATTGCACGAATTATTCAATTGCTGTTTGGAGCATCGGTGTAGAGGGCAGTAATGAAATAATATCGAGACAGCCAGCTCGACACATCGGTAGAACTGACACTCAAG GTTTTGAAATTAAAGACATGAAAGCCAACGCAAAGGCTATAAATCAAACATGCCTGATTGTTAACTGGTCACTGAATCGCAATGTTAGGCAATTGGTCAACTGTGGTGTCTCATTTCGAATTCATTTGGACCCTCCTTCG GAGGTTGGAGAGTACGTGTGGGTGTTGAAATATGATAAACAAACACAAGAGGAAATGGTCTGCCAGCTGCGACCTGCAACGGAGTACAAGGTTCATATTGAAGTTTTGGATAATCAAGAAGGAATCCAGCTTGGTTCTCGGTTATACTCGTCATCAGTTAGCATACAGACACCCAGCA CGTACGATGCAGTTACAGTAGGACTTATCGTCGTCTCTAGTATTCTTATAATGATGCTCATCTGTGTTACCTTATATTGCTTCCGATCGTGGCATTCAAG ACGCGCTCATCCCGTAAAAGTGCGAAATTTAGAAACAGTTACGCAGCGTCTCTGTTCGTTGGCTGGCCACCTCTTGGAAATGGAATTTCAAGATCTGGCCATCTTGTCCGATAATCGTCGCCCAAAGGACGCTCCCGTCGCTTTGTTATCTACAAACACAATCAAGAATCGCTACATTAACATTTTGCCTT ATGAGCATACCCGTGTTCCCCTCAGTTTGTTACCGGACAGTCCTGACTCGGACTATATCAACGCGTCGTATGTCGTG GGTTTCAGCGGCCCAAAGGAGTACATTGCTACACAAGGACCGAAAACTTGTACCATAGGAGATTTCTGGAGAATGATTTGGGAACAAAATGTGTACGTCATCATTATGGTGACAGGTCTTGAAGAAAGAGGCAAA CCCAAGTGTGACCGATATTGGCCAGAGGACGCGGAAACTCCGCTTGTTTGTGACAGCCTTTCCGTTTCTCAATTGAACGAAATAGATTTTGAAAACTATACCATCCGCAGCCTCGAAGTCAAATTG AGCGAAAAATCTCGAACAGTGAAACAAGCCTATTTAAAAGGTTGGCCAGATTTTGGTGTTCCTGAACGTCCTGAAATTCTGATTCGATTTGTTGAAGTCATTCGAATTTTGGTAAATGAGACACCATCATCGTCAAATCAACCCATTGTGGTGCATTGCAG CGCTGGAGTAGGTCGAACAGGAACTTTCATCGCCGTAGACTGGCTGATGCAAGCAGCTCGTgtacaaaaagaaattgacaTCTTTTCTACTGTATTGCGCATGAGAGAATGCCGAATCAACATGGTCCAAAGCGAG GAGCAGTACGAATATGTATATCGATGTATGTCTCACTTTGTCAACACTAGACTTTTCTCCTCGGGAAACATCGAGGATACACCGGacacag ATGCAGAAAACTTGCTGACTAATGGAAATAATCAATTGCTGAACGAGGTAGCGTAA
- the LOC116918959 gene encoding uncharacterized protein LOC116918959 isoform X1, translating into MAYHSVLVAIITAYLSAIAYGKLINTTEANSSHAFSPDEKFTTQVDLLTSKVTYPMTTSSTESSTFVKPSRQSEKNGAVNTVEVTSEASSITTSHSSTIFSTKYTSPVPVEIHNFTAFWQTDEDDGDHVMVFWFEESHKNQQIGWKLVLSKKAEMQSAVIHYNCSRQANSGQHQLKLEKLLPTRYFFTCGDGSQDKNAELIIEPCFSYEFSLVPLDGKSNLKKTTELTPFVKWPSKIESSYDVGKSNLVIRWEPSLENLNCNLKYRYSLSVDKVGNITETIDDRRIEFKVEHCTNYSIAVWSIGVEGSNEIISRQPARHIGRTDTQGFEIKDMKANAKAINQTCLIVNWSLNRNVRQLVNCGVSFRIHLDPPSEVGEYVWVLKYDKQTQEEMVCQLRPATEYKVHIEVLDNQEGIQLGSRLYSSSVSIQTPSTYDAVTVGLIVVSSILIMMLICVTLYCFRSWHSRRDQRSQVAQQNFRLKSSFLGNVNRRRAHPVKVRNLETVTQRLCSLAGHLLEMEFQDLAILSDNRRPKDAPVALLSTNTIKNRYINILPYEHTRVPLSLLPDSPDSDYINASYVVGFSGPKEYIATQGPKTCTIGDFWRMIWEQNVYVIIMVTGLEERGKPKCDRYWPEDAETPLVCDSLSVSQLNEIDFENYTIRSLEVKLSEKSRTVKQAYLKGWPDFGVPERPEILIRFVEVIRILVNETPSSSNQPIVVHCSAGVGRTGTFIAVDWLMQAARVQKEIDIFSTVLRMRECRINMVQSEEQYEYVYRCMSHFVNTRLFSSGNIEDTPDTDAENLLTNGNNQLLNEVA; encoded by the exons ATGGCCTACCACAGTGTTTTGGTAGCCATCATTACTGCTTATCTTTCAGCCATCGCTTATGGAAAACTAATCAACACCACT GAGGCCAATAGCAGTCATGCCTTCTCACCAGATGAAAAATTTACCACTCAAGTTGATCTATTGACTTCGAAAGTTACATATCCAATGACCACATCTTCGACG GAATCCAGCACTTTTGTTAAGCCATCCAGACAGTCAGAAAAAAATGGGGCAGTCAACACTGTTGAAG TGACATCAGAGGCTTCTTCGATTACTACATCTCATTCCTCGACTATCTTTTCAACAAAGTACACGTCACCAGTGCCTGTTGAAATTCATAATTTTACCGCATTCTGGCAAACGGATGAGGATGACGGAGACCATGTCATGGTGTTTTGGTTTGAAGAAAGTCACAAGAATCAACAAATAGGATGGAAGCTAGTTCTTTCAAAGAAAGCGGAAATGCAATCAGCGGTTATTCATTACAATTGTTCTCGGCAAGCAAATTCTGGACAACATCAAttgaaactagaaaaattATTACCAACACGGTACTTTTTCACCTGCGGCGATGGCAGTCAAGATAAAAATGCCGAATTAATTATCGAGCCTTGTTTCTCGTACGAGTTCAGTCTCGTCCCTCTTGATGGCAAAAGTAACCTGAAGAAGACAACCGAACTGACACCTTTTGTAAAAT GGCCATCCAAGATCGAATCATCTTATGATGTAGGCAAGAGCAACCTGGTGATTCGTTGGGAACCATCACTTGAGAATTTGAATTGTAATTTGAAGTATCGCTACAGTTTAAGTGTCGATAAAGTAGGTAACATTACCGAGACTATCGATGATAGACGAATTGAATTCAAAGTTGAGCATTGCACGAATTATTCAATTGCTGTTTGGAGCATCGGTGTAGAGGGCAGTAATGAAATAATATCGAGACAGCCAGCTCGACACATCGGTAGAACTGACACTCAAG GTTTTGAAATTAAAGACATGAAAGCCAACGCAAAGGCTATAAATCAAACATGCCTGATTGTTAACTGGTCACTGAATCGCAATGTTAGGCAATTGGTCAACTGTGGTGTCTCATTTCGAATTCATTTGGACCCTCCTTCG GAGGTTGGAGAGTACGTGTGGGTGTTGAAATATGATAAACAAACACAAGAGGAAATGGTCTGCCAGCTGCGACCTGCAACGGAGTACAAGGTTCATATTGAAGTTTTGGATAATCAAGAAGGAATCCAGCTTGGTTCTCGGTTATACTCGTCATCAGTTAGCATACAGACACCCAGCA CGTACGATGCAGTTACAGTAGGACTTATCGTCGTCTCTAGTATTCTTATAATGATGCTCATCTGTGTTACCTTATATTGCTTCCGATCGTGGCATTCAAG GCGTGACCAAAGATCGCAAGTTGCACAGCAAAATTTCCGGTTAAAATCATCATTTTTGGGTAACGTGAACCGAAGACGCGCTCATCCCGTAAAAGTGCGAAATTTAGAAACAGTTACGCAGCGTCTCTGTTCGTTGGCTGGCCACCTCTTGGAAATGGAATTTCAAGATCTGGCCATCTTGTCCGATAATCGTCGCCCAAAGGACGCTCCCGTCGCTTTGTTATCTACAAACACAATCAAGAATCGCTACATTAACATTTTGCCTT ATGAGCATACCCGTGTTCCCCTCAGTTTGTTACCGGACAGTCCTGACTCGGACTATATCAACGCGTCGTATGTCGTG GGTTTCAGCGGCCCAAAGGAGTACATTGCTACACAAGGACCGAAAACTTGTACCATAGGAGATTTCTGGAGAATGATTTGGGAACAAAATGTGTACGTCATCATTATGGTGACAGGTCTTGAAGAAAGAGGCAAA CCCAAGTGTGACCGATATTGGCCAGAGGACGCGGAAACTCCGCTTGTTTGTGACAGCCTTTCCGTTTCTCAATTGAACGAAATAGATTTTGAAAACTATACCATCCGCAGCCTCGAAGTCAAATTG AGCGAAAAATCTCGAACAGTGAAACAAGCCTATTTAAAAGGTTGGCCAGATTTTGGTGTTCCTGAACGTCCTGAAATTCTGATTCGATTTGTTGAAGTCATTCGAATTTTGGTAAATGAGACACCATCATCGTCAAATCAACCCATTGTGGTGCATTGCAG CGCTGGAGTAGGTCGAACAGGAACTTTCATCGCCGTAGACTGGCTGATGCAAGCAGCTCGTgtacaaaaagaaattgacaTCTTTTCTACTGTATTGCGCATGAGAGAATGCCGAATCAACATGGTCCAAAGCGAG GAGCAGTACGAATATGTATATCGATGTATGTCTCACTTTGTCAACACTAGACTTTTCTCCTCGGGAAACATCGAGGATACACCGGacacag ATGCAGAAAACTTGCTGACTAATGGAAATAATCAATTGCTGAACGAGGTAGCGTAA